The proteins below come from a single Spirochaetia bacterium 38H-sp genomic window:
- a CDS encoding polynucleotide adenylyltransferase PcnB — MRIRYSLDENNKPVPVAKIYTDAEHPIKRKDIDGNAVGIIRRLQKAGHQAYIVGGAVRDLISGKTPKDFDIVTCASPSGIKKIFRGARIIGKRFRLVHVYVGKKYIEVSTFRALDSDDLNTYGTIEQDAFRRDFTINAMYYDPITGELIDFTDGYIHLRQKKLIPIINPDTIFTEDPVRIIRALKYAARMDLSIDRKLEKKIKEQSWLLEEVSASRLTEEIFKILQSGESAKIWQKYREYGIMPYLLPEISSLCEAKKDNLSWQIWDEIFIEHDLYIKELTRETTKEDLIIPFVKLFLIREGAVLMLFKDIYKAIKHFISPFTPPNRDIESAIRRLRHKKKRRKRKKKTRPRTIYIEKKQAQ, encoded by the coding sequence GTGCGGATAAGATACAGTCTTGACGAAAACAACAAACCAGTGCCTGTTGCAAAAATATACACAGATGCGGAGCACCCCATAAAAAGAAAAGACATAGACGGAAATGCAGTGGGAATAATACGCCGCCTGCAAAAAGCAGGACATCAGGCCTATATAGTTGGAGGAGCTGTCCGTGACCTCATATCAGGCAAAACGCCCAAAGATTTTGACATAGTAACCTGTGCAAGCCCCTCCGGGATAAAAAAAATATTTCGGGGAGCGAGAATAATAGGAAAAAGATTTCGACTGGTTCACGTCTATGTGGGAAAGAAATACATAGAAGTCTCTACATTTAGAGCACTGGACTCAGACGACCTCAACACCTACGGCACAATAGAACAAGACGCCTTTCGCAGAGATTTTACAATCAACGCCATGTATTACGACCCCATAACAGGCGAGCTCATAGACTTTACTGATGGATACATACACCTTAGGCAAAAAAAACTCATACCCATAATCAATCCTGACACCATCTTTACGGAAGACCCCGTCAGAATCATACGTGCATTAAAATATGCAGCAAGAATGGACCTATCTATAGACAGAAAACTGGAGAAAAAAATAAAAGAACAAAGCTGGCTTCTAGAAGAAGTATCTGCCTCCAGATTAACAGAAGAAATATTTAAAATACTCCAATCCGGAGAATCCGCAAAAATCTGGCAAAAATACAGAGAATACGGCATCATGCCCTATCTGCTTCCAGAAATAAGCTCACTTTGTGAAGCAAAAAAAGACAACCTCTCCTGGCAAATCTGGGACGAAATATTTATAGAACACGACCTATACATAAAAGAACTCACAAGAGAAACAACAAAAGAAGACCTCATAATCCCATTTGTAAAACTCTTCCTCATACGGGAAGGCGCAGTTCTCATGCTCTTTAAAGACATCTACAAGGCAATAAAACACTTTATAAGCCCCTTTACCCCGCCCAACAGAGACATAGAATCCGCAATAAGGAGACTAAGACACAAGAAAAAAAGAAGAAAAAGAAAAAAGAAAACCAGACCCAGAACCATATATATAGAAAAAAAACAAGCCCAATAA
- the hisS gene encoding histidine--tRNA ligase has translation MIEPRILKGFRDFLPEQQSIRKNIIRRLEETFVSCGYMPIDTPVLEYADVLLGKSGGDTEKQVYRFSDHGGRDVAMRFDLTVPFARFMAQHSNELYLPFRRYHIDKVFRGENTQKGRYREFVQCDFDIVGTDSVSSDVEILLLMYRSFKAIGVEDITINIAHRGVTSSVLSALGLDDPMPVLRAIDKLFKIGREGVIKELEGIADKSICEKILDTLTMEDSPEKTLARLSDVCGKDNPHIMRLLRIWNILSELGLSHVYTINPSITRGLDYYTGVVFETFLNKLPGIGSVCSGGRYDNLVGLYSKENITGIGASIGLDRLIAGLTELGITEDMQGDNPDVLILCMSEELLPLYHRLAETLRDNKIKAEVYPDNKRFKQQFSYAEKKNIPFAIIIGEDEQKSGKIELKDLTTREQYSLSSEEELISLVIRNKNKK, from the coding sequence ATGATTGAGCCTCGTATTCTCAAGGGTTTCAGAGATTTTTTGCCAGAACAGCAGTCCATAAGGAAAAATATTATAAGAAGATTGGAGGAGACTTTTGTTTCCTGTGGTTATATGCCTATTGATACTCCGGTTTTAGAGTATGCTGATGTTCTGCTTGGCAAAAGCGGCGGAGATACAGAAAAACAGGTTTACAGGTTTTCTGACCATGGCGGCAGAGATGTTGCCATGCGTTTTGATCTGACTGTTCCTTTTGCAAGGTTTATGGCACAGCATAGCAATGAGCTTTATCTTCCTTTTCGGCGTTATCATATAGATAAGGTTTTCAGAGGAGAGAATACACAGAAGGGGCGCTATAGAGAGTTTGTTCAGTGTGATTTTGATATTGTGGGAACAGATAGTGTGTCCTCAGATGTGGAAATTCTTCTTCTTATGTATCGCTCTTTTAAGGCTATTGGTGTGGAGGATATAACTATCAATATTGCTCACAGAGGTGTCACTTCTTCTGTTCTTTCTGCTTTGGGGCTAGATGACCCTATGCCAGTGTTGAGAGCTATCGATAAGCTTTTTAAGATAGGACGTGAGGGTGTGATAAAGGAGCTTGAGGGTATTGCGGATAAGTCCATCTGCGAGAAGATTTTAGATACTCTCACTATGGAAGATAGTCCGGAAAAGACTCTGGCAAGGCTTTCTGATGTATGCGGGAAGGATAATCCGCATATAATGCGTCTGTTAAGAATCTGGAATATATTGTCAGAATTGGGGCTTTCTCATGTGTATACGATAAACCCTAGTATAACTCGCGGGCTGGATTATTATACAGGTGTTGTCTTTGAGACTTTCTTAAATAAGCTTCCCGGGATTGGCTCTGTATGTTCTGGAGGGAGATACGATAATCTTGTGGGGCTTTACAGCAAAGAAAATATAACGGGTATAGGTGCCTCTATAGGTCTTGACAGACTCATAGCAGGTCTTACAGAACTTGGGATAACAGAGGATATGCAGGGTGATAATCCGGATGTTCTTATTCTATGCATGTCAGAAGAACTTTTGCCTCTTTATCACAGGCTTGCAGAAACATTGCGGGATAATAAGATAAAGGCAGAGGTCTATCCGGATAATAAGAGGTTTAAACAGCAGTTTTCATATGCGGAGAAAAAGAATATACCTTTTGCTATAATAATCGGAGAAGACGAACAAAAATCAGGCAAGATAGAACTTAAAGATCTGACAACAAGGGAACAGTATAGCCTATCCTCAGAAGAAGAGCTTATCTCTCTGGTTATCAGAAATAAAAACAAAAAATAA
- a CDS encoding ATP-dependent RNA helicase: protein MDSKKLPVYQQKDKILEALREHQVIVVESPTGSGKTTQIPVILDEAGYTYQGVVGITQPRRIAAVSVSDFIAKQVGSKIPGHVGYKMRFEDMTCPDTKIKVMTDGILLQELKHDPQLLEYSVIIVDEAHERSLNIDFILGLLKRILKERPTFRVIVSSATLNTEVFSQYFDNCPIISIETRTYPVDTLYIPITEEEQDDEEAIIKKKIGIVEKVVRERRKGDVLIFEPGERDIKLTISYLEKSPIAKKLKVLPLYARLSKEEQEEVFPPAPRGKTKVVVATNIAETSVTIDGITTVIDPGRAKLNYYNPRTYTSSLVEMPISKASAEQRTGRAGRTQPGTCYRLYSPEDFKNREEFTKEEIYRTDLSEVVLRMADLGIKDFESFDFISPPEKSGILSAIETLELLEAIDSNRELTPIGKLMVQFPLLPRHSRMIIEAIYKYPSVVREVLIAASFLTTKSPFLLPQDQEMEARNAHHHFRDKQGDFVSYLKIFRDFRTSKNREKFCDTYYLDIRVMEEILNIEQQLESIVEELGFRVEGGGPIKDYLCAIARGHIQFVCIKAGRSSYKSLTADKIEIHPGSVIFRETPQYIVAGEIVKTSKTFARSVSPLKPQWLDQISYQLSKRLEERAKERKTKTEKQKSKKGALQEIILGGKHFTLATKKGKKKQVVLPWQDLQAAIKKGAELPHYYADIRGKIIYGQYQLMSGEKLIDIVEAARHIKLPRDLQKDWPRGINFYIKKHKSELLQSIYSIMVTSPIKKQSKRLGFVTLRTDNNGTYWYACHKNHIEAAKESLAAIETLIEQTANNITQEEKSRINKIYRKLSNIVESETENTKTQ from the coding sequence ATGGATTCAAAAAAGCTACCGGTATATCAACAGAAAGATAAGATACTAGAAGCACTTAGAGAACATCAGGTGATAGTGGTAGAAAGCCCCACGGGCTCTGGTAAAACAACACAGATTCCCGTGATATTGGACGAAGCAGGATACACATATCAAGGCGTAGTGGGAATAACTCAACCTAGAAGAATAGCAGCAGTATCTGTAAGTGATTTTATAGCAAAACAGGTAGGGAGCAAGATTCCCGGGCATGTAGGATATAAGATGAGATTTGAGGACATGACATGTCCTGATACAAAAATCAAGGTAATGACAGACGGGATTCTGCTACAAGAGCTCAAGCATGACCCTCAACTTTTGGAATACTCCGTAATCATAGTGGATGAAGCCCACGAGAGAAGCCTCAACATAGACTTTATACTCGGTTTGTTAAAACGTATATTAAAAGAACGCCCTACATTTAGAGTTATAGTGTCATCGGCAACACTCAACACAGAAGTATTCTCACAATACTTTGACAACTGTCCTATAATATCAATAGAAACAAGAACATATCCAGTAGATACACTGTACATACCTATAACAGAAGAAGAACAGGATGATGAGGAAGCAATAATAAAGAAAAAGATCGGTATAGTAGAGAAGGTTGTACGAGAAAGAAGAAAAGGCGATGTACTAATCTTTGAACCAGGAGAAAGGGACATAAAACTTACAATATCATATCTGGAAAAAAGCCCAATAGCAAAAAAGCTCAAAGTACTGCCTCTATATGCTCGATTGAGCAAAGAAGAACAAGAAGAAGTCTTCCCTCCTGCTCCCAGGGGTAAAACCAAGGTTGTAGTTGCAACAAACATAGCAGAAACTAGCGTAACAATAGATGGAATAACAACTGTCATAGATCCGGGAAGGGCAAAGTTAAACTATTACAACCCTAGGACATACACATCCTCTTTAGTGGAGATGCCAATTTCAAAAGCCTCCGCAGAGCAGAGAACAGGACGTGCAGGAAGAACACAACCGGGAACCTGTTACAGACTATACAGCCCAGAGGACTTTAAAAACAGAGAAGAGTTTACAAAAGAAGAAATATACAGGACAGACCTCTCCGAGGTTGTTTTAAGGATGGCTGATTTAGGGATAAAAGACTTTGAATCCTTTGACTTTATATCCCCGCCGGAAAAATCAGGAATCCTATCAGCAATAGAAACACTGGAACTCCTTGAGGCAATAGACAGCAACAGAGAACTTACACCCATAGGTAAACTGATGGTTCAGTTTCCTCTGCTGCCAAGACACTCAAGGATGATAATAGAAGCTATCTACAAATACCCGTCCGTAGTAAGAGAAGTCCTTATAGCAGCATCTTTTCTTACAACGAAGTCCCCTTTTCTCCTCCCTCAGGACCAGGAAATGGAAGCCAGAAATGCTCATCACCACTTTAGAGATAAGCAGGGTGATTTTGTATCATATCTAAAAATATTTAGAGATTTCAGGACAAGCAAAAACCGGGAGAAGTTCTGCGACACATACTACTTGGATATCCGTGTAATGGAAGAAATACTCAATATAGAACAACAACTGGAAAGCATAGTAGAAGAACTTGGCTTTAGAGTAGAAGGAGGGGGACCAATCAAAGACTATCTCTGCGCAATAGCCAGAGGGCACATACAATTTGTATGCATAAAAGCAGGCAGAAGTAGCTATAAGAGCTTGACAGCAGACAAGATAGAAATCCATCCCGGCTCAGTAATATTTCGAGAAACACCACAGTACATAGTAGCAGGAGAAATAGTAAAAACAAGCAAAACCTTTGCCCGGTCCGTATCCCCACTCAAACCACAATGGCTGGATCAAATCTCCTACCAGCTCTCAAAACGCCTGGAAGAAAGAGCAAAAGAACGCAAAACAAAAACAGAAAAGCAAAAAAGCAAGAAAGGAGCACTACAGGAAATAATTCTGGGCGGAAAACACTTTACACTTGCAACAAAAAAAGGCAAAAAAAAGCAAGTGGTACTCCCATGGCAAGACCTGCAGGCTGCAATCAAGAAAGGCGCAGAATTGCCACACTACTATGCAGACATCCGAGGCAAAATAATCTACGGACAGTATCAGCTCATGAGTGGAGAGAAACTAATAGACATAGTAGAAGCAGCCCGCCATATAAAACTCCCTAGAGATCTACAAAAAGACTGGCCAAGAGGCATAAACTTCTATATAAAGAAACACAAAAGCGAGCTTTTACAGAGCATATACAGCATAATGGTTACATCCCCTATAAAAAAGCAGAGCAAACGACTTGGATTTGTCACACTAAGAACAGACAACAACGGCACATACTGGTATGCCTGCCATAAGAATCACATAGAAGCAGCAAAAGAAAGCCTCGCAGCAATAGAAACACTTATAGAACAAACAGCAAACAACATAACCCAAGAAGAGAAAAGCAGAATCAACAAAATATACAGAAAACTGAGCAATATAGTAGAATCAGAAACAGAAAACACAAAAACACAATAA
- a CDS encoding 3-dehydroquinate synthase family protein — MRKIADCRLGEFSTVVKIVSLDELFSPSGRDVLVVTDSNVAPLLPPDVPFPVLVLEAGEEYKRWDSVEKILSRAVELGYARDCVFIGVGGGVVTDMTAFAASVYMRGVSLVLVPTTLLGMVDAAFGGKTGVDFLSLKNMVGTFYPAGELLIAPAFVASLPERDYIGGLAEVIKHAMLDDERLFELLETERERVMMRDFSVVSELVERALMVKVRIVTEDFREKGKRAFLNLGHTFGHALEAVTGFTRFTHGEAVAWGLRCAMALGLSMGLSPESYVYRVNALLDAYGFLRAVSGVSAEELLEASRMDKKKKGGSVRFVLQRGQGDTLLTEVDDSAFIEAVSAFLV, encoded by the coding sequence ATGAGAAAGATTGCAGATTGCAGGCTTGGTGAGTTTTCCACTGTTGTAAAGATAGTGTCTCTGGATGAGCTTTTTTCTCCTTCTGGCAGGGATGTTCTTGTAGTGACGGATAGTAATGTTGCTCCGCTCCTTCCACCGGATGTACCCTTTCCTGTTCTTGTTTTGGAGGCAGGTGAGGAATATAAGAGATGGGATAGTGTAGAGAAGATTTTGAGCAGGGCTGTTGAGCTTGGGTATGCCAGGGATTGTGTGTTTATAGGTGTGGGCGGGGGTGTTGTCACGGATATGACTGCTTTTGCGGCTTCTGTTTATATGCGTGGTGTTTCTCTTGTGCTTGTGCCTACTACTTTGCTGGGAATGGTGGATGCTGCTTTTGGCGGTAAGACGGGTGTAGATTTTCTTTCTCTTAAGAATATGGTAGGGACGTTTTATCCTGCAGGAGAGCTTCTTATTGCTCCTGCTTTTGTGGCTTCTCTTCCTGAGAGGGATTATATTGGCGGTCTTGCGGAGGTTATCAAGCATGCCATGCTGGATGATGAGAGGCTTTTTGAGCTTCTTGAGACTGAGCGTGAGCGGGTTATGATGCGCGATTTTTCTGTTGTGTCTGAGCTGGTGGAGAGGGCTCTTATGGTCAAGGTCAGGATTGTTACCGAGGATTTTAGAGAGAAGGGGAAGAGGGCTTTTCTCAATCTGGGGCATACTTTTGGACATGCGCTTGAGGCTGTTACCGGATTTACGCGTTTTACTCATGGCGAGGCTGTGGCATGGGGGCTTAGGTGTGCTATGGCGCTTGGTCTTTCTATGGGGCTCTCTCCTGAGTCTTATGTGTATAGAGTTAATGCTCTTCTTGATGCCTATGGCTTTTTACGGGCTGTAAGCGGGGTTTCTGCTGAAGAGCTCCTTGAGGCAAGCAGGATGGATAAGAAGAAAAAGGGTGGTTCTGTCAGGTTTGTGCTTCAACGGGGGCAGGGGGATACTCTTCTCACAGAGGTCGATGATTCTGCTTTTATAGAGGCTGTTTCCGCTTTTCTTGTCTAG
- a CDS encoding glycosyl hydrolase family 65 protein, whose product MKFGYFDDKRREYVITTPQTPYPWINYSGQEGFFSLISNFGGGYSFYKDARFRRIVRYRYNNVPTDEGGRFFYVYDNGNIWSPTWKPVKTELDSYSCRHGMGYSIIRGEKDGVAAQIRFFVPLGINAEVQHVTLENTSDSKKSFKFYAGLEWCLWNALDDMTNFQRNFSTGEVEINDNCIYHKTEYRERRNHYAFYSTNVAHSGFDSDRESFFGLYNGFEMPQAVAEGTSRNSVADGWSPIAVHRFDVELSPGEKKDIVLLLGYVEIEEDKKWESPGIINKKPALEIQKAFDSVDKVEKAFSSLKERWDDLLGRYTIEHPEPELSRMVNIWNQYQCIVTYHMSRSASYFESGIGRGIGFRDTNQDILGSMHQTPELAKQRILDVAATQFEDGGAYHQYQPLTKRGNNDIGGDFNDDPLWLILSTASYIKETGDYSILDEMVPFDHDPAKAKPLFEHLNRSFYHVVNNLGPHGLPLIGRADWNDCLNLNCFSKNPDESFQTADNQTGRTAESVFIAGLFVYAGKEYVELCRRRGLDKEAKEAEEHIKKMEEAVIKYGWDGEWYLRAYDYYGNKVGSNECQEGKIFIEPQGFCGMAEIGKKLGYPLKALESVKKHLDTKYGIVLQQPYYSKYYLELGEISSYPPGYKENAGIFCHNNPWVMIAETRAGRGNQAWEYYKKIAPAYLEEISEIHRTEPYVYSQMIAGKDAKRHGEAKNSWLTGTAAWNFVAISQWILGIRPDYDGLMIDPCIPSSWNGYKITRKYRGCQYNITVENPSKKEKGIAKLYINGKEADIEKYKKETGVLIPAAEAGKTIEIKVVLG is encoded by the coding sequence ATGAAATTCGGTTACTTTGACGACAAGAGGAGGGAGTATGTTATTACAACTCCCCAGACTCCTTACCCATGGATTAATTATTCCGGACAGGAGGGCTTCTTTTCCCTTATTTCCAATTTTGGAGGTGGATATTCTTTTTATAAAGATGCCAGGTTTAGGCGTATTGTGCGGTATAGATACAACAATGTACCTACGGACGAGGGCGGAAGATTTTTCTATGTCTATGACAACGGCAATATATGGTCACCTACATGGAAGCCGGTAAAAACAGAGTTGGACAGCTATTCCTGCCGACATGGTATGGGCTATTCCATAATAAGAGGTGAGAAAGATGGTGTTGCCGCTCAAATCAGGTTTTTTGTGCCTCTTGGGATAAATGCAGAGGTCCAACATGTTACTCTGGAGAATACTTCCGATAGTAAAAAGAGTTTTAAGTTCTATGCTGGTCTTGAATGGTGCCTTTGGAATGCTCTGGATGACATGACCAATTTTCAGCGCAATTTTTCCACAGGAGAAGTGGAGATAAACGATAACTGCATCTACCATAAAACAGAATACAGGGAAAGACGCAATCATTATGCTTTTTATTCTACCAACGTGGCACACAGCGGTTTTGACTCTGATAGAGAGAGTTTCTTTGGCCTTTACAATGGCTTTGAGATGCCTCAGGCTGTTGCAGAGGGAACAAGCCGCAACTCCGTTGCAGATGGCTGGTCACCTATTGCAGTGCACCGCTTTGATGTAGAACTTTCTCCCGGAGAAAAAAAGGACATAGTTCTTCTGCTTGGATATGTGGAGATAGAAGAGGATAAAAAATGGGAAAGCCCAGGTATTATCAACAAGAAGCCTGCTCTTGAAATTCAAAAAGCCTTTGACAGTGTTGATAAGGTAGAAAAGGCTTTCTCCTCTCTCAAAGAGAGATGGGACGACCTTCTTGGCCGCTATACCATAGAACACCCAGAGCCAGAGCTTTCCAGAATGGTAAATATCTGGAACCAGTATCAATGTATAGTGACATACCACATGTCAAGAAGTGCCTCTTATTTTGAGTCGGGTATTGGCCGCGGCATCGGATTTCGTGACACCAACCAGGATATACTTGGCTCTATGCACCAGACACCAGAGCTTGCAAAACAGAGAATACTGGATGTGGCTGCAACCCAGTTTGAGGATGGCGGAGCATATCACCAGTATCAGCCTCTTACCAAGAGGGGTAATAATGATATAGGCGGCGACTTCAACGATGACCCCTTATGGCTGATTCTTTCCACAGCCTCATACATCAAGGAAACAGGGGACTATAGTATTCTTGATGAGATGGTACCCTTTGACCATGACCCGGCAAAAGCAAAACCACTTTTCGAACATCTTAACCGCTCATTCTACCACGTGGTAAACAATCTTGGTCCTCACGGACTTCCTCTTATTGGCAGAGCGGACTGGAACGACTGTCTCAATCTCAACTGTTTCTCCAAAAATCCTGACGAATCTTTCCAGACTGCGGACAATCAGACAGGCAGAACCGCAGAAAGCGTATTTATAGCAGGACTCTTTGTATACGCCGGAAAAGAATATGTGGAGCTCTGCAGAAGACGCGGACTTGACAAAGAAGCAAAAGAGGCAGAAGAGCATATAAAGAAGATGGAAGAAGCTGTAATCAAGTACGGTTGGGACGGAGAATGGTATCTGAGAGCATATGACTACTACGGAAACAAGGTGGGAAGCAACGAGTGCCAGGAAGGAAAGATATTTATAGAGCCTCAGGGTTTCTGCGGGATGGCAGAGATAGGAAAAAAGCTAGGCTATCCTCTCAAAGCCTTAGAATCCGTAAAAAAACACTTGGACACCAAGTATGGCATAGTTCTCCAGCAGCCATACTACAGCAAATACTATCTTGAGCTCGGAGAAATATCCAGCTATCCACCAGGATACAAAGAAAACGCAGGTATTTTCTGTCACAACAACCCCTGGGTGATGATAGCAGAAACCCGCGCGGGACGCGGCAACCAGGCATGGGAGTACTACAAAAAAATAGCACCCGCCTATCTTGAGGAAATAAGCGAGATACACAGAACAGAACCCTATGTATACTCGCAGATGATAGCAGGAAAAGACGCAAAAAGACACGGAGAAGCAAAAAACTCATGGCTTACAGGGACCGCAGCATGGAACTTTGTAGCAATCAGCCAGTGGATACTGGGAATAAGACCTGATTACGATGGACTTATGATAGACCCCTGCATACCATCAAGCTGGAACGGATACAAAATCACAAGAAAATACAGAGGATGCCAGTATAACATCACAGTGGAAAACCCAAGCAAAAAAGAAAAAGGCATTGCAAAACTATACATCAACGGAAAAGAAGCGGACATAGAAAAATACAAAAAAGAAACAGGAGTTCTCATCCCAGCTGCGGAAGCCGGAAAAACAATAGAAATAAAAGTAGTACTGGGCTAG
- a CDS encoding M28 family peptidase has product MKQKMNVKSIFYLLNDWVNRFVDRLAGNSSCIEISQDIAERFRKLGLKTRRESFVCRPEGFMGYLIVVFFLYVAGIAFFAYSAYFMSLLCFLLAALSNILEFVLFLPALDFLFPVRRCVNVSAELEPSGPVKRIVYVTAHHDAARELPYLLRTQLLYPVKVLGTEIFTVAGFFLSVFFLIVGTDRSPYYVLLFFIAGVPFLFQKATFVFRRAVPGAGDNLVACAILLELAAYLKQNPPANTRVVFVSFDAEESGLRGSRSFVKRHASEFDDRCCVINIDSIYREKDVHILVSDINGTLKLSETLAREFAYVASSYGFSLDICRMTFGGGGTDAASFARCNVPAVSIIGIENKLFRRNLVYHTRYDLPGSIEPAAVEKVFYSVLAYVSAADKE; this is encoded by the coding sequence ATGAAACAGAAGATGAATGTCAAAAGTATTTTTTATCTTCTGAATGATTGGGTTAATAGATTTGTAGATAGGCTTGCGGGTAATTCTTCTTGTATCGAGATTTCTCAGGATATTGCAGAAAGGTTTAGAAAGCTTGGGCTTAAGACAAGAAGAGAAAGCTTTGTATGCAGGCCGGAGGGCTTTATGGGCTATCTTATTGTAGTTTTCTTTCTATATGTTGCCGGGATAGCCTTTTTTGCATATTCCGCTTATTTTATGTCTCTCCTGTGTTTTTTGCTTGCCGCATTGTCCAATATCCTGGAATTTGTTCTTTTTTTGCCTGCTTTGGATTTTCTTTTTCCTGTGCGGCGTTGTGTAAATGTCTCAGCTGAGCTTGAGCCTTCCGGGCCTGTGAAACGTATTGTCTATGTTACTGCTCATCACGATGCTGCGCGGGAGCTACCGTATCTACTTCGTACACAGCTGTTGTATCCTGTAAAGGTTCTTGGCACTGAGATTTTTACGGTAGCAGGATTTTTTCTTTCTGTGTTTTTTCTTATTGTAGGGACAGATAGGAGTCCGTACTATGTATTGCTTTTCTTTATAGCCGGTGTTCCTTTTCTATTTCAGAAGGCTACTTTTGTCTTCCGTCGAGCGGTTCCTGGGGCAGGGGATAATCTTGTTGCATGTGCTATTCTTCTGGAGCTTGCTGCTTATCTAAAACAGAATCCGCCGGCAAATACGAGGGTTGTTTTTGTAAGTTTTGATGCGGAGGAGTCTGGATTGCGTGGTTCCCGTTCTTTTGTAAAAAGGCATGCTTCCGAGTTTGATGATAGGTGTTGCGTGATAAATATAGACAGTATATATAGAGAAAAGGATGTACATATTCTTGTCTCCGATATCAATGGTACGCTTAAGCTTTCTGAAACTCTTGCACGAGAGTTTGCTTATGTCGCGTCTTCTTATGGATTTTCTCTGGATATATGCAGGATGACCTTTGGTGGCGGAGGTACGGATGCTGCTTCTTTTGCCCGCTGCAATGTCCCTGCTGTGAGTATCATAGGTATAGAGAACAAGCTTTTTAGAAGAAATCTTGTTTATCATACGCGTTACGATTTGCCGGGCAGTATTGAGCCTGCTGCTGTGGAAAAGGTGTTCTACTCTGTTCTTGCTTATGTTTCTGCTGCGGATAAAGAATAG
- a CDS encoding Gfo/Idh/MocA family oxidoreductase, with amino-acid sequence MDFKPVKWGVLGVSGHYRLRINNPMTDLEEEGIVEKTAIASRDIKRAKEAAEEMGFKKAYGSYSELLEDKDIEAVYIPLPNHMHKEYVKMAADNGKHILCEKPLTMDLQDTIELVEYTKKKGVILMEAFMYRLHPQWEYAKRLIKAGEIGKISSIHVAFFYNNPDPSNIRNKKETGGGAIPDIGCYAVSCARFLAGTEPKRVISLVNYDKDSLVDTLSSGILDFGEMRSVFTVGTRTFNKQQVQVYGSSGYLEIDVPFNTYPDVPGKIRITTSVGTRTVETQEIDQYGIEFSEFSFAIRENTAPPILPEDAVANQKVLDALFLSSEKNSWITLD; translated from the coding sequence ATGGATTTTAAACCTGTAAAATGGGGTGTCCTTGGAGTATCCGGACACTATAGGCTTAGGATAAATAATCCGATGACCGATCTGGAAGAAGAAGGAATTGTTGAGAAAACAGCAATAGCATCCAGAGATATAAAAAGAGCAAAAGAAGCTGCAGAAGAAATGGGATTTAAAAAGGCCTACGGTTCTTATAGCGAGCTTCTGGAGGATAAAGATATAGAAGCCGTATATATCCCCCTTCCCAATCATATGCATAAAGAATATGTAAAAATGGCAGCAGATAATGGAAAACACATTTTATGTGAAAAACCCCTTACAATGGACCTTCAGGATACAATAGAGCTTGTCGAATACACAAAGAAAAAAGGGGTTATCCTTATGGAAGCCTTTATGTACAGACTGCATCCGCAGTGGGAGTATGCAAAAAGACTGATAAAAGCAGGAGAAATAGGAAAAATAAGCAGTATCCATGTTGCTTTTTTCTACAACAATCCGGATCCTTCCAATATAAGAAATAAGAAGGAGACAGGTGGTGGAGCTATCCCAGATATAGGATGTTATGCTGTATCCTGTGCAAGATTTTTAGCAGGAACAGAGCCCAAGAGGGTTATATCTCTTGTAAACTATGATAAGGATTCTCTGGTAGACACACTGTCTTCCGGAATATTGGATTTTGGAGAAATGCGTTCTGTTTTTACTGTAGGAACAAGAACTTTTAACAAGCAGCAAGTACAGGTATATGGCAGCTCCGGCTACTTGGAGATAGATGTGCCTTTCAACACATATCCGGATGTACCGGGGAAGATTAGAATAACAACTTCCGTAGGCACAAGGACTGTAGAGACACAGGAGATAGATCAGTATGGTATAGAGTTTTCTGAGTTTTCTTTTGCAATAAGAGAAAATACTGCTCCTCCTATCCTGCCTGAAGATGCTGTTGCCAATCAGAAGGTCCTGGATGCATTATTTTTGTCCTCAGAAAAGAACAGTTGGATTACGCTTGACTGA